Proteins encoded in a region of the Trichoplusia ni isolate ovarian cell line Hi5 unplaced genomic scaffold, tn1 tig00002358, whole genome shotgun sequence genome:
- the LOC113507532 gene encoding uncharacterized protein LOC113507532, with the protein MVRVAEEDTDYQRLLWRSSANEPVKHYKLLRLTFGTACAPYLAVKSLQALAHDEKLKYPIAAKTTETDYYMDDLLSGSETVEEAIDIYNEMNNLMNSGGFQLQKWSNNCEALLQYIGENKRDDNELPFKVNSVIKVLGLTWNRVADTFEYTVNLPEPKQPITKRHILSEIAKLYDPLGLIAPVVVIAKMIMQKLWKTGLDWDEPIDGILQAEWLRYRENLMCIKDLSIP; encoded by the coding sequence ATGGTGCGTGTAGCGGAAGAAGATACGGACTATCAGAGATTATTATGGAGATCATCAGCTAACGAGCCAGTAAAGCATTACAAACTACTGAGGCTGACCTTCGGTACAGCATGTGCACCGTATCTAGCCGTAAAATCTCTCCAGGCACTTGCACACGACGAGAAATTAAAGTACCCTATTGCTGCTAAAACTACTGAAACTGATTACTATATGGACGATCTCCTCTCTGGAAGCGAGACAGTAGAAGAAGCTATTGATATCTACAACGAGATGAACAACCTCATGAACTCGGGAGGATTTCAACTTCAAAAATGGAGCAATAATTGTGAAGCCTTGTTACAGTATATTGGGGAAAACAAACGCGATGATAATGAGTTGCCCTTTAAAGTTAATAGTGTCATTAAGGTGCTAGGTTTGACCTGGAATAGAGTAGCCGATACTTTCGAATATACTGTCAATTTACCAGAACCTAAGCAACCAATCACAAAACGTCATATTCTTTCCGAAATAGCTAAACTTTATGACCCTTTAGGATTAATAGCGCCTGTTGTAGTAATAGCTAAGATGATCATGCAAAAGTTGTGGAAGACAGGTCTAGACTGGGACGAGCCTATTGACGGTATTTTGCAAGCAGAATGGCTGCGATATCGTGAAAACCTGATGTGCATCAAAGACCTTAGCATACCATGA
- the LOC113507533 gene encoding uncharacterized protein LOC113507533, producing the protein MEDLVPYQYELLENLRNAEKNFKKTPKDRIKRAYLETRLELLEEFWKNFKDGHKGIIVSLTKDEERKNPYFKEKIYDVFQETYIQYKAAIKEALQPLLEATIPVPMLSTAEGQRSSESNEIKLPKIKIPTFSGKYEEWQTFFDLFFSLIHRNTKLSPVEKLHYLKSNLSGEPEVILRNYTTTDANYDDAWIELVKRYNNKRFNCNAILRVLFSQKYVHTESASSIKHLVDTTSTCLKSLKNLGAECGKWDLMINYLVVSKLDPETMKQWEQRLSATNCDMPTWQDLRDFLESRFRSLEMIESNKAKSSQSKPAVKPKAFHANVNKDGKEREIKCALCNSEHYIYHCKKFADMSTKERQEYVQKNKLCFNCLASSHSVCKCRQSACCKRCGRRHHSLLYFERDQNTEKSKGGENTATGTVSEESTVKEDELLRKFWEIEKEPNSIHRKFSKEEERCEEFYEATTVRDKIGRFVRLITLKLSIFLTMPSFERTRVPQRFV; encoded by the exons ATGGAAGATCTGGTGCCTTATCAATACGAACTATTAGAAAATTTAAGGAATGCagaaaagaattttaaaaagacGCCAAAGGACAGAATTAAAAGAGCGTACTTGGAAACGAGATTAGAGTTGCTAGAAGAGTTTTGGAAGAACTTTAAAGACGGACACAAAGGTATTATTGTGAGTTTGACTAAAGATGAAGAGAGAAAAAATCcgtattttaaagaaaagataTACGATGTATTTCAAGAAACGTATATACAATATAAGGCAGCCATCAAGGAAGCTCTTCAGCCATTGCTGGAAGCAACGATACCGGTTCCAATGCTTAGTACTGCTGAAGGTCAAAGGTCGTCAGAAAGCAACGAAATCAAATtgccaaaaattaaaatacccaCATTCAGCGGCAAATATGAGGAATGGCAGACATTTTTTGACCTGTTTTTTTCCTTAATACACAGAAATACAAAACTGTCACCAGTAGAGAAATTGCATTATTTGAAGAGCAATTTATCGGGAGAACCAGAAGTAATTTTGCGTAACTACACAACTACAGATGCGAACTATGATGACGCGTGGATCGAATTAGTGAAACGTTATAATAACAAGAGGTTCAATTGCAATGCAATTTTGAGAGttcttttttcacaaaaatatgtacatactgAGTCAGCAAGTTCGATCAAACACTTGGTAGATACGACGTCAACGTGCTTAAAGTCATTGAAAAACTTAGGAGCCGAGTGTGGCAAATGGGACTTGATGATCAATTATCTTGTTGTGTCCAAACTGGATCCAGAAACTATGAAGCAGTGGGAACAGCGACTTAGCGCAACTAATTGCGACATGCCCACTTGGCAAGATTTGAGAGATTTCCTAGAATCAAGGTTCAGATCGCTGGAAATGATCGAGAGTAACAAGGCAAAATCATCGCAATCGAAACCAGCTGTTAAACCTAAGGCTTTTCATGCAAATGTAAACAAGGATGGAAAAGAACGCGAAATCAAGTGTGCGTTATGTAACAGCGAGCACTATATCTACCATTGCAAGAAATTCGCCGACATGTCTACCAAGGAAAGACAGGAGTACGTTCAAAAGAACAAACTGTGTTTCAACTGCCTTGCGTCATCACACTCGGTGTGCAAATGCCGTCAGTCAGCGTGTTGCAAGAGGTGTGGACGGCGTCACCACTCCCTTCTTTACTTCGAGCGAGACCAAAATACGGAGAAATCTAAGGGAGGAGAAAACACTGCTACAGGTACCGTTAGTGAGGAGTCCACAG TGAAAGAGGACGAGCTATTACGTAAATTTTGGGAGATAGAAAAGGAACCTAACAGCATACACAGGAAGTTTTCTAAGGAGGAAGAAAGATGCGAAGAATTTTATGAAGCCACAACTGTCAGAGATAAAATTGGACGATTCGTG AGATTGATAACTCTAAAGCTGTCTATCTTCCTCACCATGCCGTCGTTCGAGAGGACAAGAGTACCACAAAGGTTCGTGTAG